From a single Micromonospora sp. WMMD1102 genomic region:
- a CDS encoding acyltransferase yields the protein MNESAALPETVFVHPSAEVDQGARIGDGTKVWHLAHVRSTAQVGTNCVIGRNVYVDANVVVGDLVKIQNNVSVYQGVTIEDEVFVGPCAVFTNDLRPRAQNPDWEITPTTVRRGASIGANATIVCGVEIGEYAMIAAGSVVTKDVKPHQLVAGNPARPLGWVDVKGQVISRDKENPPTELG from the coding sequence ATGAACGAGTCTGCCGCGCTCCCGGAAACGGTCTTCGTGCACCCCTCGGCCGAGGTGGACCAGGGTGCCCGCATCGGCGACGGCACCAAGGTCTGGCACCTCGCGCACGTCCGCTCCACCGCCCAGGTGGGCACGAACTGTGTGATCGGCCGGAACGTCTACGTCGACGCGAACGTCGTCGTCGGCGACCTGGTGAAGATCCAGAACAACGTCTCCGTCTACCAGGGCGTGACGATCGAGGACGAGGTCTTCGTCGGCCCCTGCGCGGTCTTCACGAACGACCTGCGACCCCGGGCACAGAACCCGGACTGGGAGATCACCCCGACCACCGTCCGCCGAGGGGCCTCGATCGGCGCCAACGCGACGATCGTCTGCGGCGTCGAGATCGGCGAGTACGCGATGATCGCGGCCGGTTCGGTGGTGACCAAGGACGTCAAGCCGCATCAGCTGGTGGCCGGCAACCCGGCCCGCCCGCTCGGCTGGGTCGACGTCAAGGGCCAGGTGATCTCCCGGGACAAGGAGAACCCGCCCACCGAACTCGGCTGA
- a CDS encoding glycosyltransferase family 2 protein: MSLQLSALEVLNTLAFLLCVTFCAYVIGIMVIFLRPRTASDGDPSSYTWHLLVPCRDEATVVVETVRALRRTFPEATVWCVDDASTDGTGELLDQLAADPRIRVVHRRLPEARQGKGAALNAGWRAIRSATPADADRDRIIVGVVDADSRLDPRCLAALAGRRYFGRSGVSAIQIEVRMLNCGRTRSRVARRPWSQLLIRLQDMEFRGPIAAMQELRRHTGSVGMGGNGQFTRLAMLDRIADRHGTPWHGALLEDFELGLHVLLVGGRTEYCPETWVAQEALTKLRRLVRQRTRWAQGSMQCARYTWAVLTSRHIRNTGAAEIAYFLAAPWTQLVGTLVYLGCFAVLGYYVGQAPDSLAGWWRHGGWGVVPLIVVFGILPFATWGLIYRHRCDRSLSIPAALGLGLGHWLNSYVQCVAVWWAFFRLVGARSDWHKTARSRDAVRAALTRRVAPPHH; this comes from the coding sequence ATGTCGCTGCAGCTTAGCGCACTGGAGGTGCTGAACACGCTGGCGTTCCTGCTCTGCGTGACCTTCTGCGCGTACGTCATCGGGATCATGGTGATCTTCCTGAGGCCGCGCACCGCCTCGGACGGCGACCCGTCCTCCTACACCTGGCATCTCCTGGTGCCCTGCCGGGACGAGGCGACGGTGGTCGTGGAGACCGTACGCGCGCTGCGCCGCACCTTCCCCGAGGCGACCGTCTGGTGCGTCGACGACGCGTCCACCGACGGGACGGGCGAACTGCTCGACCAACTCGCGGCGGATCCCCGGATACGGGTAGTGCACCGCCGACTGCCGGAGGCCCGGCAGGGCAAGGGGGCGGCGCTCAACGCCGGCTGGCGGGCGATCCGTTCCGCGACACCGGCGGACGCCGACCGGGACCGGATCATCGTCGGGGTGGTCGACGCGGACAGTCGTCTCGATCCACGTTGCCTGGCGGCCCTCGCCGGCCGGCGCTACTTCGGTCGATCCGGTGTCTCCGCAATCCAGATAGAAGTACGGATGCTTAACTGCGGCCGGACCCGGTCCCGGGTCGCCCGTCGGCCCTGGAGCCAACTGCTGATCCGGTTGCAGGACATGGAGTTCCGCGGCCCGATCGCCGCCATGCAGGAGTTGCGGCGGCATACCGGCAGCGTCGGCATGGGGGGCAACGGGCAGTTCACCCGGCTCGCCATGCTCGACAGGATCGCGGACCGACACGGTACGCCCTGGCACGGCGCTCTGCTCGAGGACTTCGAGCTGGGGTTGCACGTCCTGCTCGTCGGCGGACGCACCGAATACTGTCCGGAGACCTGGGTGGCACAGGAGGCGCTGACCAAGCTCCGGCGGCTGGTCCGGCAGCGCACCCGGTGGGCGCAGGGTTCCATGCAGTGCGCCCGGTACACCTGGGCCGTCCTCACCTCGCGGCACATCCGCAACACCGGGGCGGCGGAGATCGCGTACTTCCTCGCCGCGCCCTGGACCCAGCTTGTCGGCACCCTCGTCTATCTCGGCTGCTTCGCCGTGCTCGGCTACTACGTCGGTCAGGCGCCCGACAGTCTCGCCGGCTGGTGGAGGCACGGGGGATGGGGCGTGGTGCCACTGATCGTGGTCTTCGGCATCCTGCCGTTCGCCACCTGGGGCCTGATCTACCGGCACCGCTGTGACCGCAGCCTGAGTATCCCGGCCGCGCTCGGCCTGGGCCTCGGCCACTGGCTGAACAGCTACGTCCAGTGCGTGGCCGTGTGGTGGGCCTTCTTCCGGCTCGTCGGCGCCCGGTCCGACTGGCACAAGACCGCACGATCCCGAGACGCCGTGCGCGCCGCACTCACCCGTCGGGTCGCGCCGCCACACCACTGA
- a CDS encoding PhzF family phenazine biosynthesis protein — MRLPLIQIDAFADRLFEGNPAAVMPLPDWLPDPVLQALAEENNLSETAFYTAQLPAGAEPPPGGDPAYHLRWFTPAVEVDLCGHATLATAGQLFDDVHPQARRLLFWTRSGWLPVSRTERDGELELDFPAGRLRAVPDGDEVSAAAVTALGMLPEQRFQDIDLVYVVRDAAEVRAVAADFTGLVRLPVRGAIVTAPGGTGGVDFVSRWFGAGAGAFEDPVTGSAHSQIAPYWAERLGRTALTARQLSARGGTVHCLVDGDRVRLRGSYRRYLDGVVTLPESTE, encoded by the coding sequence ATGCGGCTTCCCCTGATCCAGATCGACGCCTTCGCCGACCGGCTGTTCGAGGGCAATCCCGCGGCCGTGATGCCGCTGCCCGACTGGCTGCCCGACCCGGTCCTACAGGCCCTGGCCGAGGAGAACAACCTCTCCGAGACCGCCTTCTACACCGCGCAACTGCCGGCCGGGGCCGAGCCGCCGCCCGGCGGCGATCCCGCCTACCACCTGCGCTGGTTCACCCCGGCGGTCGAGGTCGACCTCTGTGGGCACGCGACCCTGGCCACCGCCGGGCAACTCTTCGACGACGTGCACCCGCAGGCGCGCCGGCTGCTGTTCTGGACCCGCAGCGGCTGGCTGCCGGTGAGCCGGACCGAACGCGACGGTGAGCTGGAGCTGGACTTCCCGGCTGGACGGCTGCGGGCCGTACCGGACGGCGACGAGGTCTCGGCCGCCGCGGTGACAGCGCTCGGCATGCTGCCGGAGCAGCGGTTCCAGGACATCGACCTGGTCTACGTGGTCCGGGACGCCGCCGAGGTCCGGGCCGTCGCGGCGGACTTCACCGGGCTGGTCCGGCTGCCGGTACGCGGAGCGATCGTCACCGCCCCCGGTGGGACCGGGGGCGTCGACTTCGTCAGCCGGTGGTTCGGGGCCGGGGCGGGCGCCTTCGAGGACCCCGTCACCGGTTCGGCGCACAGCCAGATCGCGCCGTACTGGGCGGAGCGTCTCGGCCGGACCGCGCTGACCGCCCGCCAGCTCTCCGCCCGGGGCGGCACGGTGCACTGTCTGGTCGACGGCGACCGGGTACGCCTGCGCGGCAGCTACCGTCGCTACCTCGACGGCGTCGTCACGCTGCCGGAGTCGACGGAGTAG
- a CDS encoding choice-of-anchor P family protein produces the protein MSKKRLSLGKLALATVAGCTAAVLAASPALADTSQVSASALQITLLGGTVASSGTFTASNTDGGSETTSGDPDPLLSVLGGQTVITAGVLGQYGRALFGGVSRGCAGVVGTGGAFVVGADGTCVVDNGAEVDFVLGTVGLATISLTADAIYATCEATSTPTASGAASLVNARITSTVLGIETTLLSLPANPPPNTGLTVPGLVNLLLNAQTSSGPGQIDVTALQLEALSGTLVSLEVGNVICGPNAIAPPIPVIPLAGAPIAAGALGLVAVGGLLRYRNRRGVGVRS, from the coding sequence ATGTCCAAGAAGCGTTTATCGCTCGGGAAGCTCGCCTTGGCGACCGTCGCCGGCTGCACCGCCGCGGTCCTGGCGGCCTCTCCGGCGCTCGCCGACACCTCGCAGGTGTCCGCGTCCGCACTGCAGATCACCCTGTTGGGTGGGACCGTAGCCAGCTCGGGCACGTTCACCGCCAGCAACACCGACGGGGGCAGCGAGACCACCAGCGGCGACCCAGACCCGCTGCTGAGCGTGCTGGGCGGGCAGACCGTTATCACCGCCGGCGTGCTCGGCCAGTACGGCCGTGCCCTGTTCGGCGGTGTCTCGCGCGGCTGTGCCGGGGTGGTCGGCACCGGCGGCGCGTTCGTCGTCGGGGCGGACGGCACCTGCGTCGTCGACAACGGCGCCGAGGTCGACTTCGTACTCGGCACCGTCGGCCTTGCCACGATCAGCCTCACCGCGGACGCCATCTACGCCACCTGTGAAGCGACCAGTACGCCGACCGCCAGCGGCGCGGCCTCGCTGGTGAACGCCCGGATCACCTCCACGGTGCTCGGCATCGAGACGACCCTGCTCAGCCTGCCGGCGAACCCGCCCCCGAACACCGGACTGACCGTGCCGGGTCTGGTCAACCTGCTGCTCAATGCCCAGACCAGCTCCGGACCGGGACAGATCGACGTCACCGCGCTCCAGCTCGAGGCGCTGTCCGGGACCCTGGTCTCGCTCGAGGTGGGCAACGTGATCTGCGGCCCGAACGCGATCGCCCCACCGATCCCGGTCATCCCGCTCGCCGGGGCGCCGATCGCGGCAGGTGCGCTCGGGCTGGTCGCCGTCGGCGGGCTGCTGCGCTACCGCAACCGTCGCGGCGTCGGCGTACGGAGTTGA
- a CDS encoding MFS transporter produces the protein MSASPEEATSRARRTAPDHGIQPVRAGRPSADGTPWRPPAGPLWLLLLASTLTVLAGAVLAPVVELLRADLGISPGAAGLVLTAHGLSLALVGPLVGRAIDRWGVPGPLAAGLVLYGVAGGAGLLLDDYVPLIVSRLLFGIGAAAVFAGTTLALLDLAAGAARDRMMGWRTTAISLGGVLWPLLGGALGTISWQAPFAVYLLGVPLGLVTLRIMSTSERPSPARPARPEPLPLGRSGPAGRRGGPVALVGYGLQTVATALLYGVLVFLPARLAEVGVRESFLVALFGALLSLAMSLTGLRFGCLRARFGGSGLLRLAFGAWTAALLLFAFGASLIVLLVASAVFGFGMGLAVPALTVLVAEHAPAGRRGQATALLGTATFAGQFGSPLLFGPVEAATSPSGVFMVAATVAALTLLAVFVAGARLDSAPATD, from the coding sequence ATGAGTGCCAGCCCCGAAGAGGCCACCAGCAGAGCCCGCCGCACCGCACCCGACCACGGCATCCAGCCGGTCCGCGCCGGTCGGCCGTCCGCTGACGGTACGCCGTGGCGCCCGCCAGCCGGTCCACTCTGGTTACTCCTGCTCGCCTCCACCCTCACCGTGCTGGCCGGAGCGGTGCTGGCACCGGTGGTCGAGTTGCTCCGCGCCGACCTCGGGATCAGCCCCGGTGCCGCCGGACTGGTGCTGACCGCACACGGGCTGTCGCTGGCCCTCGTCGGTCCACTGGTCGGCCGGGCGATCGACCGGTGGGGCGTGCCCGGCCCGCTCGCCGCCGGACTCGTGCTGTACGGCGTGGCCGGCGGCGCGGGCCTGCTGCTCGACGACTACGTACCCCTGATCGTCAGCCGTCTGCTGTTCGGGATCGGTGCCGCCGCCGTCTTCGCCGGCACCACCCTCGCCCTGCTCGACCTGGCGGCTGGAGCGGCCCGGGACCGGATGATGGGCTGGCGCACCACCGCGATCAGCCTCGGCGGGGTGCTCTGGCCGCTGCTCGGCGGCGCCCTGGGCACGATCTCCTGGCAGGCACCGTTCGCGGTCTACCTGCTCGGTGTCCCGCTCGGCCTGGTCACCCTCCGGATAATGTCCACATCGGAGCGCCCAAGTCCTGCCCGACCGGCCCGCCCCGAACCGCTGCCGCTCGGGCGCTCCGGACCGGCCGGGCGACGTGGTGGACCGGTGGCGCTGGTCGGCTACGGGCTCCAGACGGTGGCCACCGCGCTGCTCTACGGGGTACTGGTGTTCCTGCCAGCACGCCTGGCCGAGGTCGGTGTCCGGGAAAGTTTCCTGGTCGCGCTCTTCGGCGCGCTGCTCTCCCTCGCGATGAGCCTGACCGGGCTCCGCTTCGGCTGTCTCCGCGCCCGGTTCGGCGGGTCGGGCCTGCTGCGCCTCGCCTTCGGCGCCTGGACGGCGGCGCTGCTGCTCTTCGCCTTCGGCGCGTCGCTGATCGTGCTGCTCGTCGCCTCGGCCGTCTTCGGCTTCGGCATGGGGCTGGCCGTGCCGGCCCTGACGGTACTGGTCGCCGAACACGCCCCGGCCGGCCGACGTGGGCAGGCGACCGCGCTGCTCGGCACCGCCACCTTCGCCGGCCAGTTCGGCTCGCCGCTGCTGTTCGGGCCGGTCGAGGCGGCCACCTCGCCGAGCGGGGTCTTCATGGTCGCCGCCACCGTCGCCGCGCTGACGCTGCTGGCGGTGTTCGTCGCCGGAGCGCGCCTCGACAGCGCACCCGCGACCGACTGA
- a CDS encoding acyltransferase, giving the protein MSALSIGHRLRRTLHESYSPGQNAFGFLRLVLAIGVLVAHAWPLGFGLPSPGWSVSSGQVDLGMLCVQGFFVVSGFLVTGSGLRFPLPRYLWHRALRIFPGLWVCLLVTAFVLAPLAAYHELGGLDGFWTHPAGPTEYVRTNWLASMEQYPISGLLADTPFGRLAGAPSAFNGSLWSLRYELGCYALLGALLGTAALRRAPRTVLLLLVLCYAFIVRDVLTAGHWTVRPPDRGAVGPFPLVGSFAANHVLYLGFLFLGGVAARLYAHRLPMSGPLALVATVTAVGTAWQGAFVVLGLPAYAYLLLYLGVALPSRLTRIGRTRDYSYGIYIYAFPVQQLVALFGGARYGLWAYLALSLLGTLVLAIASWHLVERPALALKRWSRPSSRRPRPAPRHRPRYPVAPEPVASATRSSPGRSTIPVAPPSAPTAEPVSAFLRIRSVAANGR; this is encoded by the coding sequence ATGTCTGCCCTGTCGATTGGTCACCGTCTCCGCCGCACACTGCACGAAAGCTACTCGCCGGGACAGAACGCGTTCGGCTTCCTGCGTCTTGTACTCGCCATCGGAGTGCTTGTGGCGCACGCCTGGCCGTTGGGATTCGGTCTGCCCAGCCCCGGCTGGTCCGTGAGCTCCGGCCAGGTCGACCTCGGGATGCTCTGCGTACAGGGCTTCTTCGTGGTGTCCGGGTTCCTGGTCACCGGCAGCGGCCTACGGTTTCCGCTCCCGAGGTACCTCTGGCACCGGGCGCTACGCATCTTCCCGGGGCTGTGGGTATGTCTACTGGTCACCGCGTTCGTCCTCGCCCCACTCGCGGCGTACCACGAGCTAGGCGGGCTCGACGGTTTCTGGACCCATCCAGCGGGTCCGACCGAGTATGTCCGGACGAACTGGCTCGCGAGCATGGAGCAGTACCCGATCTCCGGGCTGCTGGCCGACACCCCGTTCGGCCGGCTGGCGGGCGCGCCGAGCGCGTTCAACGGCTCGCTGTGGAGCCTGCGGTACGAACTCGGTTGTTACGCGCTGCTCGGCGCGCTGCTCGGCACGGCGGCGCTCCGCCGCGCACCGCGCACCGTACTGCTGCTGTTGGTGCTCTGCTACGCGTTCATCGTCCGGGACGTCCTCACCGCCGGACACTGGACGGTCCGGCCGCCGGACAGAGGCGCGGTCGGTCCGTTCCCGCTGGTTGGCTCGTTCGCCGCCAATCACGTGCTCTACCTGGGCTTTCTCTTCCTGGGCGGCGTGGCGGCCCGGCTGTACGCCCACCGGCTGCCAATGTCCGGCCCGCTGGCGCTGGTCGCGACCGTGACGGCGGTCGGCACTGCCTGGCAGGGCGCCTTCGTCGTGCTCGGCCTGCCCGCGTACGCCTACCTGCTCCTCTACCTGGGCGTCGCGCTGCCGTCCCGGCTGACCCGGATCGGACGTACCCGGGACTACTCGTACGGCATCTACATCTACGCATTCCCGGTGCAGCAGCTCGTCGCGCTCTTCGGCGGCGCCCGATACGGCCTCTGGGCCTACCTCGCACTGTCGCTGCTCGGGACGCTGGTCCTCGCGATCGCGTCGTGGCATCTGGTAGAGCGCCCGGCCCTGGCGCTGAAGAGGTGGAGCAGACCCTCGTCGCGCCGGCCCCGGCCCGCCCCTCGGCACCGACCGAGGTACCCGGTTGCCCCGGAGCCGGTCGCCTCGGCGACACGCTCGTCGCCGGGAAGGTCGACGATCCCGGTGGCACCGCCGTCCGCCCCGACGGCCGAGCCTGTCAGCGCCTTCCTGCGGATCCGTTCCGTGGCTGCGAACGGCCGCTGA
- a CDS encoding phosphatase domain-containing protein, protein MSLIPAGPAPVPRLHRAARIEDAVHQFIERRLGQGGWDATIIPYAGYGGPGWIRVLGRVLLTRLRRRPREGPEKVRGWRSFATLPVQHAPVVIEAGGRRHETRADRSGFVDLVVEADLAPGWQTVRLSSPGAEPVDAPVRIVDPALRIGILSDIDDTVMVTALPRPLLAAWNTFVLDEHARMAVPGMAVLYERLVNAHPGAPVLYLSTGAWNVAPTLTRFLSRHLYPAGPLLLTNWGPTADRWFRSGREHKRATLARLVREFPDIRWLLIGDDGQHDQEIYAEFAADHPDNVAAVLIRRLSPTQAVLAGGFPAPTGSGEGSTPAAGLLGERWFCAPDGAGLWRLLREANLV, encoded by the coding sequence GTGTCGCTGATACCCGCCGGTCCGGCGCCCGTGCCGAGGCTGCACCGGGCGGCCCGGATCGAGGACGCGGTTCACCAGTTCATCGAGCGCCGCCTGGGGCAGGGTGGGTGGGATGCCACGATCATCCCGTACGCCGGCTACGGCGGGCCGGGTTGGATCCGGGTGCTCGGCCGCGTCCTGCTGACCCGGCTGCGCCGCCGCCCCCGCGAGGGACCGGAGAAGGTCCGCGGCTGGCGAAGCTTCGCCACCCTGCCGGTCCAGCACGCACCGGTGGTGATCGAGGCGGGTGGCCGCCGGCACGAGACCCGGGCGGACCGCAGCGGCTTCGTCGACCTGGTGGTCGAGGCCGACCTGGCGCCCGGCTGGCAGACCGTACGCCTGTCCAGTCCCGGCGCCGAGCCGGTCGACGCGCCGGTCCGGATCGTCGACCCGGCGCTGCGGATCGGGATCCTCTCCGACATCGACGACACGGTGATGGTGACCGCGCTGCCCCGGCCGCTGCTGGCCGCGTGGAACACCTTCGTGCTCGACGAGCACGCCCGGATGGCGGTGCCCGGCATGGCGGTACTGTACGAGCGCCTGGTCAACGCCCATCCCGGCGCCCCGGTGCTCTACCTCTCGACCGGTGCCTGGAACGTCGCGCCGACCCTGACCCGGTTCCTGTCCCGGCATCTCTATCCGGCGGGCCCGCTGTTGCTGACGAACTGGGGCCCGACGGCGGACCGCTGGTTTCGCAGCGGGCGGGAGCACAAGCGGGCCACCCTGGCCCGGCTGGTCCGCGAGTTCCCGGATATCCGCTGGTTGCTCATCGGCGACGACGGCCAGCACGACCAGGAGATCTATGCCGAGTTCGCCGCCGACCACCCGGACAACGTCGCCGCGGTGCTGATCCGCCGGCTCTCCCCGACCCAGGCGGTACTGGCCGGTGGCTTCCCGGCCCCGACCGGCAGCGGCGAGGGCAGCACTCCGGCCGCCGGGCTGCTAGGGGAACGCTGGTTCTGCGCGCCGGACGGGGCCGGGCTGTGGCGGCTGCTCCGGGAGGCGAACCTCGTCTGA
- a CDS encoding metalloregulator ArsR/SmtB family transcription factor, with amino-acid sequence MHAFDVLGDPVRRRILELLADGERSAGEVSAVVQAEFGISQPGVSQHLRVLRENGFTTVRAAGTRRLYAVDPAPLQEIDRWLERYRGFWTQRLDALDTEITRGRRERRRAEETATES; translated from the coding sequence GTGCACGCGTTCGACGTTCTCGGCGATCCCGTCCGGCGGCGGATCCTGGAACTGCTCGCCGACGGCGAGCGTTCGGCGGGCGAGGTCAGCGCGGTGGTCCAGGCCGAGTTCGGCATCTCCCAGCCAGGCGTCTCACAGCACCTGCGGGTGCTCCGGGAGAACGGCTTCACTACCGTACGCGCCGCCGGCACCCGCCGGCTCTACGCGGTCGACCCCGCCCCCCTACAGGAGATCGACCGGTGGCTGGAACGTTACCGGGGATTCTGGACCCAGCGGCTGGACGCACTCGACACCGAGATCACCCGGGGTCGACGGGAACGCCGCCGGGCGGAGGAAACCGCCACGGAGAGCTGA
- the wecB gene encoding UDP-N-acetylglucosamine 2-epimerase (non-hydrolyzing) has protein sequence MPDRNHRPEIILLAGTRPEGVKLAPLVMALRQDDRFTAALVDAGQHPAQVTDALAPFGLAPDEVLFPVRRDGSLAELAAALIAAVDAALARRDPAAVVVQGDTLTALIGGLVAYWRGIPLVHLEAGLRTHNPGEPFPEEANRTMLARLAELHLAPTETARRNLVAEGVPAPRVVVTGNTVVDALDHLVENDLARPPAWLEGNRPVVVATMHRRENWGQRIRDVCTGLVRVNEARPDVQLVVVLHPNPVLAADITAALSGRPAVRLVPAMSYPEMIGLLLVADVVLTDSGGIQEEAATIGAPLLVTRDRTERPEALADGRGRLVGTNPDDIADAVVAQLRREPKPALPSPFGDGRAASRAVPAIAGLLSPALVRSPVTESVGGRRDDGWLAETAGHEEDDLDIVRRLVQRASATPAVFSAVR, from the coding sequence ATGCCGGACAGGAACCACAGACCCGAGATCATCCTGCTTGCGGGTACCCGCCCGGAGGGGGTCAAGCTGGCCCCCCTGGTGATGGCACTGCGCCAGGACGACCGTTTCACCGCGGCCCTGGTCGACGCCGGGCAGCATCCCGCCCAGGTGACCGACGCCCTGGCGCCGTTCGGCCTTGCTCCCGACGAGGTGCTGTTCCCGGTACGCCGGGACGGCTCCCTCGCCGAGCTGGCGGCGGCACTGATCGCCGCTGTCGACGCCGCCCTGGCCCGCCGTGACCCGGCTGCCGTGGTGGTGCAGGGGGACACGCTCACCGCGCTGATCGGCGGGCTGGTCGCGTACTGGCGGGGTATCCCGCTCGTCCACCTGGAGGCGGGGCTGCGTACGCACAACCCGGGCGAGCCGTTCCCGGAGGAGGCGAACCGGACCATGCTGGCCCGGCTGGCGGAGCTGCACCTCGCACCCACCGAGACGGCGCGCCGGAACCTCGTCGCCGAGGGCGTTCCGGCGCCTCGGGTCGTCGTCACCGGCAACACCGTGGTGGATGCGCTCGACCACCTGGTCGAGAACGACCTGGCCCGACCGCCGGCCTGGCTGGAGGGCAACCGGCCGGTGGTGGTGGCGACGATGCACCGCAGGGAGAACTGGGGGCAGCGGATCCGGGACGTCTGTACCGGACTGGTCCGGGTCAACGAGGCCCGACCCGACGTCCAACTGGTGGTCGTCCTGCACCCCAATCCGGTTCTCGCGGCGGACATCACCGCCGCGCTGTCCGGCAGGCCGGCGGTGCGGCTCGTCCCGGCGATGTCCTATCCCGAGATGATCGGTCTGCTCCTCGTCGCCGACGTGGTGCTGACCGACTCGGGCGGCATCCAGGAGGAGGCGGCGACGATCGGCGCACCGCTCCTGGTGACCCGGGATCGCACCGAACGCCCCGAGGCGCTGGCCGACGGGCGGGGACGGCTGGTCGGCACCAACCCGGACGACATCGCGGACGCGGTCGTCGCGCAGCTGCGCCGGGAGCCGAAACCGGCGCTGCCCTCGCCGTTCGGCGACGGACGGGCCGCGTCGCGTGCGGTCCCGGCGATAGCCGGTCTGCTGTCTCCGGCTCTCGTCCGGAGTCCGGTCACGGAATCCGTCGGCGGCCGGCGAGACGACGGATGGCTGGCCGAGACGGCCGGCCACGAGGAGGACGACCTCGACATCGTCCGCCGGCTCGTGCAACGGGCCAGCGCCACACCGGCGGTCTTCTCCGCCGTCCGATAG